One Dysosmobacter welbionis DNA segment encodes these proteins:
- a CDS encoding S-layer homology domain-containing protein, producing the protein MKKRVPALVLALALALTVPAWAAQDTPDNFVRSKTYAGQFSDLTPESTFYDNVAALYAYGLSVGKADGTFGLRDQLTVGQVVIFAGRIRSLYRTGDAEAGPGAYAAENEAAALRYLRYLQSEGVIGTELDESLSTPATRAQVAHVLANTLPEEALPPVHADLVTQAYASRQFITDVTEYTPYYQDILTLYRTGVSVGSDAAGSFLPDQPITRGAAAAMLTRMVDPSLRATPDWDLGKESWSALGAAMGDLVPLGTYIAAPATAAEIDESVRYMLASNQNTLVLQYPSLSVTSARRVMEAALAAVKTYCEQCYNTVNCTYSADGSITLTFSAASAGDQILTYRDAAMEAAIAVHDALWESGEITTSMSDYEKARVYFTWICDNCVYDYTAGDSSLSHIAYSLFENGTAVCDGYTGAYNLLLKLEGIDCTALSNNSHIWTVATLDGTDYHIDTTWGDSGPAPNYDYFAMTAEESWQHHSW; encoded by the coding sequence ATGAAGAAACGGGTCCCCGCGCTGGTGCTGGCACTGGCGCTTGCTCTTACTGTCCCCGCCTGGGCCGCCCAGGACACCCCGGACAATTTTGTCCGCAGCAAAACCTACGCCGGCCAGTTCTCCGACCTGACGCCGGAGTCCACGTTCTACGACAATGTGGCGGCGCTGTATGCGTATGGTCTCTCCGTAGGCAAGGCCGACGGCACTTTCGGCCTGCGAGACCAGCTGACCGTTGGGCAGGTGGTGATTTTCGCCGGCCGCATCCGCAGTCTGTACCGCACCGGAGACGCGGAGGCAGGTCCAGGCGCCTATGCCGCCGAGAATGAGGCAGCGGCCCTCCGGTACCTGCGCTATCTCCAGTCGGAGGGTGTCATCGGCACGGAGCTGGACGAGTCCCTCTCCACCCCCGCCACCCGGGCCCAGGTGGCCCATGTGCTGGCGAACACGCTTCCGGAGGAGGCCCTGCCGCCCGTTCACGCGGACCTGGTAACTCAGGCTTACGCCAGCCGGCAGTTCATCACCGACGTGACCGAGTACACCCCCTATTACCAGGACATCCTGACCCTCTACCGCACCGGCGTGTCCGTAGGCAGCGACGCCGCTGGCTCCTTCCTGCCGGACCAGCCCATCACCCGGGGCGCGGCCGCCGCCATGCTGACCCGCATGGTGGATCCAAGCCTGCGGGCAACGCCGGACTGGGACCTGGGAAAGGAGTCCTGGAGCGCCCTGGGCGCTGCCATGGGAGATCTGGTGCCCTTGGGGACGTATATCGCCGCTCCCGCCACTGCGGCGGAGATAGATGAAAGCGTCCGCTACATGCTGGCATCCAACCAGAACACGCTGGTCCTGCAGTACCCCAGTCTCTCCGTAACCTCCGCCCGACGGGTGATGGAGGCGGCCCTGGCAGCTGTGAAAACCTATTGTGAGCAATGCTACAACACGGTCAACTGCACCTATTCTGCGGACGGGTCCATCACCCTCACCTTCTCCGCCGCCAGCGCGGGAGATCAGATCCTGACTTACCGCGACGCGGCCATGGAGGCGGCCATTGCCGTCCATGATGCCCTGTGGGAGAGCGGAGAGATCACCACCTCCATGTCCGACTATGAGAAGGCCCGGGTCTACTTCACCTGGATCTGCGATAACTGCGTCTATGATTACACCGCCGGGGACAGCTCCCTGAGCCATATTGCATACAGCCTGTTTGAAAACGGCACCGCCGTGTGCGACGGGTACACCGGCGCCTACAACCTGCTGCTGAAGCTGGAGGGCATCGACTGCACAGCCCTCTCCAACAACTCCCACATCTGGACCGTGGCCACCTTGGACGGCACAGACTACCACATCGACACCACCTGGGGCGACAGCGGCCCCGCCCCCAATTACGACTACTTCGCCATGACTGCCGAAGAGTCCTGGCAGCACCACAGCTGGTAA
- a CDS encoding vWA domain-containing protein, translated as MAAKDLTAIGLEILQTARNELYLNLPYLDVALCSLDFQPGGGVTLSLATDGETLYYDGSFLSERYLRSRTAVDRAYLHVLLHCMLRHLWKKRGRVAELWDLACDVAVESILDELDYPCLAGGFVPAKQKFYGECRAEMPVLTAEGIYRHLLRLDLPEYEVARLQRTFLVDDHGLWDPDQQDQEQQKQREQKWQGVSEKTQTGLETVLAGKATGGEAVLEQIQVANRDDVDYRTFLRRFAVPREVMAVDGDAFDYIFYTYGLQLYGNMPLVEPPETKEEKRIEDFVIAVDTSMSTSGELVRQFLACTYAILRSTETFTRKVNIRILQCDDQVRSDTPIRDLEELKAYMENFSLMGGSATDFRPVFEHVAELQVEGAFTFLRGLVYFTDGMGVYPRKRPPYDTAFVLLEEPPLSVKMPPWAIRLVVPTPALEQAAREAAEEAKAAGLDLIDLDELPQL; from the coding sequence ATGGCGGCCAAGGACCTGACGGCCATCGGACTGGAGATTTTGCAGACGGCCCGGAATGAACTGTATCTGAATCTGCCCTATCTGGATGTGGCGCTGTGCAGCCTGGACTTCCAGCCCGGCGGCGGGGTGACGCTGTCCCTGGCCACCGACGGGGAGACGCTGTACTACGACGGCAGCTTCCTCTCGGAGCGGTATCTCCGGTCCCGGACGGCGGTGGACCGGGCCTATCTCCACGTGCTGCTCCACTGTATGCTGCGGCACCTGTGGAAGAAGCGGGGCAGGGTGGCGGAGCTGTGGGATCTGGCCTGCGATGTCGCGGTGGAGAGCATCCTGGACGAGCTGGACTACCCCTGCCTGGCCGGGGGCTTCGTCCCCGCCAAGCAGAAGTTCTACGGCGAGTGCCGGGCAGAGATGCCGGTGCTGACGGCGGAGGGCATCTACCGCCATCTCCTGCGGCTGGACCTGCCGGAGTACGAGGTGGCCCGGCTCCAGCGGACCTTTCTGGTGGACGACCATGGCCTGTGGGACCCGGACCAGCAGGACCAGGAGCAGCAGAAGCAGCGGGAGCAGAAGTGGCAGGGCGTCTCCGAAAAGACCCAGACGGGACTGGAGACCGTGCTGGCCGGCAAGGCCACCGGCGGCGAGGCGGTGCTGGAGCAGATCCAGGTGGCCAACCGGGACGACGTGGACTACCGGACCTTCCTCCGGCGGTTCGCCGTGCCCCGGGAGGTGATGGCGGTGGACGGCGACGCCTTTGACTATATCTTCTACACCTACGGCCTCCAGCTCTACGGCAACATGCCCCTGGTGGAGCCGCCGGAGACGAAGGAGGAGAAGCGGATCGAGGACTTCGTCATCGCCGTGGACACCTCCATGTCTACCTCCGGTGAGCTGGTGCGGCAGTTTCTGGCCTGCACTTACGCCATCCTCCGCAGCACGGAGACCTTCACTCGGAAGGTGAACATTCGCATTCTCCAGTGCGACGACCAGGTCCGGTCCGACACCCCCATCCGCGACCTGGAGGAATTGAAAGCCTATATGGAGAACTTCTCTCTGATGGGCGGCAGCGCCACGGACTTCCGGCCGGTGTTTGAACACGTGGCGGAGCTCCAGGTAGAGGGGGCCTTCACCTTCCTTCGGGGGCTGGTATACTTCACCGACGGCATGGGCGTCTATCCCCGGAAGCGGCCGCCCTATGACACGGCCTTCGTGCTGTTGGAGGAGCCGCCCCTGTCCGTAAAGATGCCCCCCTGGGCCATCCGGCTGGTGGTGCCCACCCCGGCCCTGGAACAGGCCGCCCGGGAGGCAGCGGAGGAGGCCAAAGCCGCCGGGCTGGACCTGATCGATTTGGACGAACTTCCCCAACTGTAA
- a CDS encoding GntR family transcriptional regulator, with protein MELIIRNTTNQPIYDQIYSQIKAQIIAGKLSPGEALPSIRALAKDLRISVITTKRAYDELEADGFLYTVAGKGCFVAEKNLDLIREQKLKELEDHLDAAVELAAQCGVSALELMEMLRILLKEEEPHV; from the coding sequence ATGGAACTCATCATCCGCAATACCACCAACCAACCCATCTACGATCAGATCTACTCCCAGATCAAAGCCCAGATCATTGCCGGGAAGCTCTCCCCCGGAGAGGCGCTGCCCTCCATCCGGGCCCTGGCCAAGGACCTGCGGATCTCCGTCATCACCACCAAGCGGGCCTACGACGAGCTGGAGGCCGACGGCTTCCTCTACACCGTGGCCGGCAAGGGCTGCTTTGTGGCGGAAAAGAATCTGGACCTGATCCGGGAGCAGAAGCTGAAGGAGCTGGAGGACCACCTGGACGCCGCCGTGGAGCTGGCCGCCCAGTGCGGCGTCTCGGCACTGGAGCTGATGGAAATGCTCCGCATCCTGCTGAAAGAGGAGGAACCTCACGTATGA
- a CDS encoding ABC-2 transporter permease — MSALLLKDYYVIFRQMKIFLLLILVFSCIPGTFYSTFAVVYASMLPYTALAYDERSRWDQMAAMMPYSARDVVLSKYLFGWIAVAVSAAATFVLQTILSVIWLSDVEGPSIPVILLSVCVAVCILDITLPMMFRFGVEKGRLAMFLIIFLVCASAGGIATIEQSSLDGGFYLSLSLVPAAIAAVVLTVVSIPLAIRFYGRRSR, encoded by the coding sequence ATGAGTGCCCTGCTTTTGAAAGACTACTACGTGATCTTCCGGCAGATGAAGATCTTCCTGCTGTTAATTCTGGTGTTCTCCTGCATCCCCGGCACGTTTTACAGCACCTTTGCCGTGGTGTATGCCTCTATGCTGCCCTACACCGCCCTGGCCTATGACGAGCGGAGCCGCTGGGACCAGATGGCTGCCATGATGCCGTATTCCGCCCGGGACGTGGTGCTGAGCAAGTATCTCTTCGGCTGGATCGCCGTGGCCGTCTCGGCGGCGGCCACCTTTGTCCTTCAGACCATCCTGTCGGTCATCTGGCTCAGCGATGTGGAGGGTCCCTCCATCCCCGTCATCCTGCTGTCCGTGTGCGTGGCCGTGTGCATCCTGGACATCACCCTGCCCATGATGTTCCGGTTCGGCGTAGAAAAGGGGCGGCTGGCGATGTTCCTCATCATCTTTCTGGTGTGTGCCAGCGCCGGAGGCATCGCCACCATTGAGCAGTCCTCCCTGGACGGCGGCTTCTATCTGTCCCTCTCCCTGGTTCCCGCCGCCATCGCCGCCGTGGTGCTGACCGTGGTGTCCATCCCTCTCGCCATCCGGTTTTACGGCCGCCGGAGCCGGTGA
- a CDS encoding NifU family protein, protein MREEWKQIEAVLDEKVRPSLRAHGGELEIDHLEDGVLYIKLLGQCAGCPSADLTNETLIEHELTAALPELVQKVVVVQTVSDELWEQAKRLLRDHHL, encoded by the coding sequence ATGAGGGAAGAGTGGAAGCAGATCGAAGCCGTGCTGGACGAGAAGGTGCGCCCGTCTCTCCGGGCCCACGGGGGTGAGCTGGAGATCGACCACCTGGAGGACGGCGTGCTGTATATCAAGCTGCTGGGCCAGTGTGCCGGGTGCCCCTCCGCGGACCTGACCAACGAGACGCTGATCGAGCATGAGCTGACGGCTGCCCTGCCGGAGCTGGTGCAGAAGGTCGTGGTGGTCCAGACTGTCAGCGACGAGCTGTGGGAGCAGGCCAAGCGGCTGCTGCGGGACCATCATCTTTGA
- a CDS encoding M24 family metallopeptidase has product MNHFAKIAAQLESRDLDGMLLTHEANRFYASGFHSAGTDGMALVTREKFYYFTDSRYTEAARRHVQDAEVQEAGHGRGYSALLMEAVQRHSIQRLGFEDAYMTVREHDAYARALPCELVPAADLLAELRAVKDPEELEIMIAAQRIAEKALTDILNEIRPGVTEKEIAARLQYLMLHYGAEDKSFDPIVVSGPNGSLPHGVPSEKVIQAGEFVTMDFGCIYHGYCSDMTRTVAVGSVTDEMRQVYDTVLQAQLAGIAAARAGATGKAVDGAARDIIRQAGYGPCFGHSFGHSVGVEIHEGPNATPSNDKPLPAGAVISAEPGIYLPGKLGVRIEDVLYLTPEGCQNLTLAPKELVIL; this is encoded by the coding sequence ATGAATCATTTTGCTAAAATCGCCGCCCAGCTGGAATCCCGTGACCTGGACGGTATGCTGCTGACCCATGAGGCCAACCGTTTTTACGCCTCCGGCTTCCACTCCGCCGGAACCGACGGCATGGCCCTGGTCACCCGAGAGAAGTTCTATTACTTCACCGACTCCCGGTACACAGAGGCCGCCCGGCGGCATGTGCAGGATGCGGAGGTCCAGGAGGCAGGCCACGGCCGGGGCTATTCCGCCCTGCTGATGGAGGCCGTCCAGCGCCACAGCATCCAGCGCCTGGGGTTTGAGGACGCCTATATGACCGTCCGGGAGCACGACGCCTATGCCCGGGCTCTGCCCTGTGAGCTGGTGCCCGCGGCGGACCTGCTGGCAGAACTGCGGGCGGTAAAGGACCCGGAGGAGCTGGAGATCATGATTGCCGCCCAGCGGATTGCGGAGAAGGCCCTGACGGATATCCTGAACGAGATCCGGCCCGGCGTCACGGAGAAGGAGATCGCCGCCCGGCTCCAGTATCTCATGCTCCACTACGGGGCGGAGGACAAGTCCTTCGATCCCATCGTGGTGTCCGGCCCCAACGGAAGCCTGCCCCACGGGGTACCCTCGGAAAAGGTCATCCAGGCCGGGGAGTTCGTCACCATGGACTTCGGCTGCATCTATCACGGCTACTGCTCCGACATGACCCGTACCGTGGCGGTGGGATCCGTGACGGATGAGATGCGCCAGGTCTACGACACGGTGCTGCAGGCCCAACTGGCGGGTATCGCAGCCGCCCGGGCCGGGGCCACTGGAAAGGCCGTGGACGGCGCCGCCCGGGACATCATCCGGCAGGCGGGCTACGGTCCCTGTTTCGGCCACAGCTTCGGCCACAGCGTGGGAGTGGAGATCCACGAGGGGCCCAACGCCACTCCCTCCAACGACAAGCCCCTGCCCGCCGGGGCGGTGATCTCTGCCGAGCCGGGCATCTACCTGCCCGGGAAGCTGGGTGTGCGGATTGAGGACGTGCTGTACCTCACACCGGAGGGCTGTCAAAACCTCACTCTGGCCCCCAAGGAGCTGGTCATTCTCTGA
- a CDS encoding TipAS antibiotic-recognition domain-containing protein → MASYIGASAEQEDADPILMAFAAEATKGDPASPEARELVLRWQAHLVKFSRSCDEEKLRRLADLYSWDNRFAEVLDSYGPGTAHFMGEAIEAYLETL, encoded by the coding sequence ATGGCAAGCTATATCGGCGCGTCCGCCGAGCAGGAGGACGCCGACCCCATTCTCATGGCCTTTGCCGCTGAGGCGACCAAGGGCGACCCCGCCAGTCCGGAGGCCCGGGAGCTGGTGCTCCGCTGGCAGGCCCATCTGGTGAAGTTCAGCCGCAGCTGCGACGAGGAGAAGCTCCGCCGCCTGGCGGACCTGTACAGCTGGGACAACCGCTTTGCAGAGGTTCTGGACAGCTACGGCCCCGGCACAGCCCACTTCATGGGCGAGGCCATCGAGGCCTATTTGGAAACCCTGTGA
- a CDS encoding ATP-binding protein — protein sequence MNIKQAKQEITNTLKAYLAKDQLGNYLIPTVRQRPVLLMGPPGVGKTQIMEQIAAETGVGLVAYTITHHTRQSAIGLPFIEKRTYGGEEVSVTEYTMSEILSSVYRLMERTGLQEGILFLDEINCVSETLAPMMLQFLQCKTFGNQALPEGWLIVAAGNPPEYNKSVRDFDVVTLDRVKRIDVEEDYGVWKEYARRKNLHGAILSYLDIKKDNFYRIENTADGLQFATARGWEDLSELLYAYETLGIRADREVVGQYIQMPRIAKDFANYLEMFYKYQKTYHVEGILSGTWENITVLELREAPFDEKLSVMGLVLSRLSEEARNTRCQDALTDALHTSLTEFREKIADAPPLTVLDQLLWKRRTAMKQAKEAGQLDKESRDLKQREINALEDYRQRLDREAVAPEGAMDAVRGWFGEEVERRKAVAMETKDMFDNAFRFLETTFGNSQELVIFVTEITVGYNTSWFVEQFGCDAYFRHNRELLFDSTRHRIREEIAAAKAAEQEENT from the coding sequence ATGAACATCAAACAGGCAAAGCAGGAGATCACCAATACCTTGAAGGCGTATCTGGCCAAGGACCAGCTGGGGAACTACCTGATCCCCACAGTGCGCCAGCGGCCGGTGCTGCTGATGGGCCCGCCGGGCGTGGGCAAGACCCAGATCATGGAGCAGATCGCCGCCGAGACCGGCGTGGGCCTGGTGGCCTACACCATCACCCACCACACCCGACAGAGCGCCATCGGCCTGCCCTTCATCGAAAAGCGGACTTATGGCGGGGAGGAGGTCTCCGTCACCGAGTACACCATGAGCGAGATCCTCTCCTCCGTTTACCGGCTGATGGAGCGGACCGGACTGCAGGAGGGCATCCTCTTCCTGGACGAGATCAACTGCGTCAGCGAGACCCTGGCCCCCATGATGCTCCAGTTCCTCCAGTGCAAGACTTTCGGCAACCAGGCCCTTCCCGAGGGGTGGCTGATCGTGGCGGCGGGCAACCCGCCGGAGTACAACAAGTCCGTCCGGGACTTCGACGTGGTGACCCTGGACCGGGTGAAGCGCATCGACGTGGAGGAGGACTACGGCGTGTGGAAGGAGTACGCCCGCCGGAAGAACCTCCACGGGGCCATCCTCTCCTACCTGGACATCAAGAAGGACAACTTCTACCGCATCGAGAACACGGCAGACGGCCTCCAGTTTGCCACCGCCCGGGGCTGGGAGGATCTCAGCGAACTGCTGTACGCTTATGAGACCCTGGGCATCCGGGCGGACCGGGAGGTGGTGGGGCAGTACATCCAGATGCCCCGCATTGCCAAGGACTTCGCCAATTACCTGGAGATGTTCTACAAGTATCAAAAGACCTACCACGTGGAGGGGATCCTCAGCGGCACCTGGGAGAACATCACCGTGCTGGAGCTGCGGGAGGCGCCCTTTGATGAGAAGCTCTCCGTCATGGGGCTGGTGCTGTCCCGGCTCAGCGAGGAAGCCCGGAACACCCGCTGCCAGGACGCCCTGACCGACGCCCTCCACACCTCCCTGACAGAGTTTCGGGAGAAGATCGCGGACGCGCCGCCGCTGACGGTGCTGGACCAGCTGCTGTGGAAGCGGCGTACTGCCATGAAGCAGGCCAAAGAGGCCGGCCAGTTGGACAAGGAGTCCCGGGACCTCAAGCAGCGGGAGATCAACGCCCTGGAGGACTACCGCCAGCGGCTGGACCGGGAGGCCGTGGCCCCGGAAGGGGCTATGGACGCCGTCCGGGGCTGGTTCGGTGAAGAGGTGGAGCGGCGGAAGGCCGTGGCCATGGAGACGAAGGACATGTTCGACAACGCCTTCCGTTTCCTAGAGACCACCTTCGGCAACAGCCAGGAGCTGGTGATCTTCGTCACGGAGATCACCGTCGGGTACAACACCTCCTGGTTCGTGGAGCAGTTTGGCTGTGACGCCTATTTCCGCCACAACCGGGAGCTGCTGTTTGACAGCACCCGCCACCGCATCCGGGAGGAGATTGCCGCCGCCAAGGCGGCAGAACAGGAGGAAAACACATGA
- a CDS encoding CTP synthase, with amino-acid sequence MSTKFVFVTGGVVSGLGKGICAASLGRLLKQRGVRVRNQKFDPYINVDPGTMSPYQHGEVFVTEDGAETDLDLGHYERFVDEDLTGNSSVSSGKIYWSVLNRERRGDYLGATVQIIPHITDEIKRRIYAMAEEDVDVVITEIGGTVGDIESQPFLEAIRQVAAERPQGDVVFIHVPLIVQIPGSGELKSKPTQHSVKELLSLGIQPDILVCRCDVPITEDIRRKIALFCNVQPDCVIQNATAETLYEVPLLMAKEGLDEVVCRKLGLITHQPDLREWSAMVKREKNARKRVSIALVGKYTQLHDAYLSVVESLNHAGTANDAVVDIRWVDSETLTEASAAERLAGCSGILVPGGFGDRGIEGMIAAVRYAREHCIPYFGICLGMQMAVIEFARHVLGWADASSSEFSSTAHPVIDLMPDQVNVTAKGGTMRLGRYPCVLAEGSRSRELYGAAEISERHRHRYEFNNDFRAEMQVGGMRLAGLSPDGRLVEIIELPDHPWFVGAQFHPEFKSRPDRPHPLFYGFIKASVEKMEADTQ; translated from the coding sequence ATGTCAACGAAATTCGTATTCGTTACCGGCGGCGTGGTCTCCGGCTTGGGCAAGGGGATCTGCGCGGCCTCCCTGGGGCGGCTTCTGAAGCAGCGGGGCGTCCGGGTGCGGAACCAGAAGTTCGACCCCTATATCAATGTGGACCCGGGGACTATGAGTCCCTATCAGCACGGCGAGGTGTTCGTCACCGAGGACGGAGCCGAGACGGACCTGGACCTGGGCCACTACGAGCGGTTCGTGGACGAGGACCTCACCGGCAACAGCTCCGTGTCCTCCGGCAAGATCTACTGGTCCGTGCTGAACCGGGAGCGCCGGGGCGACTACCTGGGCGCCACGGTGCAGATCATCCCCCACATCACCGACGAGATCAAGCGCCGCATCTACGCCATGGCGGAAGAGGACGTGGACGTGGTCATCACGGAGATCGGCGGCACCGTGGGCGACATTGAGTCCCAGCCCTTCCTGGAGGCTATCCGGCAGGTGGCGGCGGAGCGGCCCCAGGGGGATGTGGTGTTCATCCACGTGCCCCTCATCGTCCAGATCCCCGGCAGCGGCGAGCTGAAGAGCAAGCCCACCCAGCACTCCGTGAAGGAGCTTTTGTCCCTGGGCATCCAGCCGGATATTCTGGTATGCCGGTGCGACGTGCCCATCACAGAGGACATCCGCCGGAAGATTGCCCTGTTCTGCAATGTCCAGCCGGACTGCGTCATCCAGAACGCCACGGCGGAGACGCTGTATGAGGTGCCCCTGCTGATGGCCAAGGAGGGTCTGGACGAGGTGGTGTGCCGGAAGCTGGGCCTCATCACTCACCAGCCGGATCTGCGGGAGTGGAGCGCCATGGTGAAGCGGGAGAAGAACGCCCGCAAGCGGGTGTCCATCGCCCTGGTGGGCAAGTACACCCAGCTCCACGACGCCTACCTCTCCGTGGTGGAGTCCCTGAACCATGCGGGCACCGCCAACGACGCGGTAGTAGACATCCGGTGGGTGGACTCTGAGACCCTGACGGAGGCCAGTGCGGCGGAGCGGCTGGCGGGCTGCAGCGGCATCCTGGTGCCCGGCGGCTTCGGCGACCGGGGCATCGAGGGCATGATCGCGGCCGTGCGGTACGCCCGGGAACACTGCATTCCCTACTTCGGCATCTGCCTGGGGATGCAGATGGCGGTGATCGAGTTCGCCCGCCACGTGCTGGGCTGGGCAGACGCCAGCTCCTCCGAATTTTCCTCCACCGCCCACCCGGTCATCGACCTGATGCCGGACCAGGTGAATGTCACCGCCAAGGGCGGCACCATGCGGCTGGGCCGCTACCCCTGCGTGCTGGCAGAGGGCTCCCGCAGCCGGGAGCTGTATGGCGCGGCAGAGATCTCCGAGCGCCACCGCCACCGCTACGAGTTCAACAACGATTTCCGGGCGGAGATGCAGGTGGGCGGTATGCGGCTGGCGGGCCTGTCCCCGGACGGCCGCCTGGTAGAAATCATCGAGCTGCCGGACCACCCCTGGTTCGTGGGTGCCCAGTTTCACCCGGAGTTCAAGAGCCGTCCCGACCGGCCGCATCCGCTGTTCTATGGGTTTATCAAAGCCTCTGTGGAGAAAATGGAAGCTGACACTCAATAA
- a CDS encoding ABC transporter ATP-binding protein: MNAIELSHVTKHFPGFTLQDLSLTVPSGTICGLVGENGAGKSTTIRLLMGALRPDSGTCTVLGADSAAPEFLSLKEDIGVVLDEAYFPESLNALQVGGVMAKTYRRWDGKQYQNYLTRFGLPEKKPFKDFSRGMKMKLAIAVALSHSPRLLVLDEATAGLDPIVRDEVLEIFNEFTREEDHSILISSHILSDLEKLCDYIAFLHQGRLLFCDEKDRLLEEYGIFVGTADQVNSLQDGAVVARENSSFGGVRCLVKRALVPAGWALERPTVEDIVLFLVKGAKEQ, from the coding sequence ATGAACGCCATTGAATTGAGCCATGTGACGAAACACTTTCCCGGCTTTACCTTACAGGACCTGTCCCTCACCGTGCCCAGCGGCACCATCTGCGGTCTGGTGGGAGAGAATGGCGCCGGCAAGTCCACCACCATCCGCCTGCTGATGGGGGCCCTGCGGCCGGACAGCGGCACCTGCACCGTCCTGGGGGCGGATTCCGCCGCGCCGGAGTTTCTCTCCCTGAAAGAGGACATCGGCGTGGTGCTGGACGAGGCCTATTTCCCAGAGAGCCTGAACGCCCTTCAGGTGGGAGGCGTCATGGCCAAGACCTACCGCCGTTGGGACGGAAAACAGTACCAGAATTACCTCACCCGCTTCGGCCTGCCGGAGAAAAAGCCCTTCAAGGACTTCTCCCGTGGCATGAAGATGAAGCTGGCCATCGCCGTGGCCCTGAGCCACAGCCCCAGGCTGCTGGTGCTGGACGAGGCCACTGCCGGCCTGGACCCCATCGTCCGGGACGAGGTGCTGGAGATCTTCAACGAGTTCACCCGGGAGGAGGACCACTCCATCCTGATCTCCTCCCACATTTTGAGCGACCTGGAGAAGCTGTGCGACTATATCGCCTTCCTCCACCAGGGGCGGCTGCTGTTCTGCGACGAGAAGGATCGGCTGCTGGAGGAGTATGGCATCTTCGTGGGCACGGCAGATCAAGTGAACAGCCTTCAGGACGGGGCCGTGGTAGCCCGGGAGAACAGCAGCTTCGGCGGCGTCCGGTGCCTGGTGAAGCGGGCGCTGGTGCCTGCGGGCTGGGCGCTGGAGCGGCCCACAGTGGAGGATATCGTCCTGTTTTTGGTGAAAGGAGCGAAGGAGCAATGA